From one Lotus japonicus ecotype B-129 chromosome 3, LjGifu_v1.2 genomic stretch:
- the LOC130742699 gene encoding histone H3.3-like isoform X1: MARTKQTARKSTGGKAPRKQLAARMSAPTTGGIKKPHRYRPGTFALREIRNYQKRTDLLIRKIPFQRLVREIAQDFKTDLRFQGHAVLALQEAAEAYLVGLFEDTNLCAIHAKRVTIMPKDIQLARRIRGEHI; this comes from the exons ATGGCTCGTACCAAGCAAACTGCTCGTAAGTCAACCGGTGGAAAAGCTCCCAGGAAGCAGCTT GCTGCTCGTATGTCTGCACCCACCACCGGTGGGATCAAGAAGCCGCATCGTTATCGCCCTGGAACCTTTGCTCTACG TGAGATTAGGAACTACCAGAAGAGAACTGATCTGCTGATCAGGAAAATCCCTTTCCAAAGGTTGGTTCGTGAAATTGCTCAGGACTTCAAG ACTGACCTGCGTTTCCAGGGTCATGCTGTCCTTGCATTGCAAGAAGCTGCTGAGGCATACCTCGTTGGACTCTTTGAGGACACCAATCTGTGCGCCATTCATGCTAAACGTGTCACTATCATGCCTAAGGATATCCAGTTAGCAAGGAGGATTCGTGGTGAACATATTTAA
- the LOC130742699 gene encoding histone H3.3-like isoform X2, producing the protein MARTKQTARKSTGGKAPRKQLATKAARMSAPTTGGIKKPHRYRPGTFALREIRNYQKRTDLLIRKIPFQRLVREIAQDFKTDLRFQGHAVLALQEAAEAYLVGLFEDTNLCAIHAKRVTIMPKDIQLARRIRGEHI; encoded by the exons ATGGCTCGTACCAAGCAAACTGCTCGTAAGTCAACCGGTGGAAAAGCTCCCAGGAAGCAGCTTGCAACCAAG GCTGCTCGTATGTCTGCACCCACCACCGGTGGGATCAAGAAGCCGCATCGTTATCGCCCTGGAACCTTTGCTCTACG TGAGATTAGGAACTACCAGAAGAGAACTGATCTGCTGATCAGGAAAATCCCTTTCCAAAGGTTGGTTCGTGAAATTGCTCAGGACTTCAAG ACTGACCTGCGTTTCCAGGGTCATGCTGTCCTTGCATTGCAAGAAGCTGCTGAGGCATACCTCGTTGGACTCTTTGAGGACACCAATCTGTGCGCCATTCATGCTAAACGTGTCACTATCATGCCTAAGGATATCCAGTTAGCAAGGAGGATTCGTGGTGAACATATTTAA
- the LOC130744153 gene encoding putative B3 domain-containing protein At1g78640, producing the protein MACVPETICTHLTLGTLDVCPYGKESSCSTTVENDNARRRHHRAGNELAAAAAEQRRRWGYSPELMLCDDPWKITKKLTQSDLGYLSRLLISKDLAEDLVLPVLTPEQRVALYQNGTQILIWDMDTQSLHYLVFKFWVSSRSYVFIDNWTKDFVKRRGLKKGDEIKLHWDPYKKCFDFSVLYSN; encoded by the coding sequence ATGGCTTGTGTTCCGGAAACCATCTGTACTCATTTGACACTAGGGACACTGGATGTGTGCCCGTATGGAAAGGAATCATCTTGCAGTACTACGGTTGAGAATGATAATGCAAGAAGACGTCATCATAGAGCTGGAAACGAATTAGCTGCGGCAGCAGCAGAACAGAGAAGGCGCTGGGGTTACTCCCCTGAATTGATGCTTTGTGATGATCCATGGAAGATAACGAAGAAGCTGACACAGAGTGATCTTGGTTACTTGAGTAGACTCTTGATTAGCAAAGATTTGGCTGAGGACTTAGTGCTTCCTGTGTTGACACCTGAACAAAGAGTGGCTCTCTACCAAAACGGAACTCAAATCTTGATTTGGGACATGGACACCCAATCCCTACATTACTTGGTTTTCAAGTTTTGGGTTTCTTCAAGAAGTTATGTTTTCATTGACAATTGGACTAAAGATTTCGTCAAAAGAAGGGGCTTGAAGAAAGGTGATGAAATCAAACTTCATTGGGATCCATACAAGAAGTGCTTCGATTTTTCAGTTCTTTATTCTAATTAG